From a region of the Oncorhynchus tshawytscha isolate Ot180627B linkage group LG14, Otsh_v2.0, whole genome shotgun sequence genome:
- the plekhg2 gene encoding pleckstrin homology domain-containing family G member 3 isoform X2 → MTSSERASRGSCTSVNTVCSDSDRTASLSSSASSVSLQDGHSSSSSSLPYGAVPAYPSSPQRNGSDISLDLTPLSQLPAGVNPATAASLPKLSRLERVALEIVETEQAYVRDLKSIVEDYLGCIIDCGGLPLKPEEVSTLFCNIEDIYEFNSELLEDLERSPHAAAIAECFVERSEAFDIYTLYCMNYPNSVAVLRDCMKNKSLVGFFQERQTTLCHSLPLETYLLKPVQRILKYHLLLQELAKHFDKSDPGYEVVEDAIITMTAVAWYINDMKRKQDHAVRLQEVESLLTNWTGPDLSGFGELVLEGAFRVQRVKKERAFFLFDKMLLIAKKRLEHFIYSTHIFCCNLLLVETMKDPLCFKVSDQTIPKQQHIVQTKNQEEKRLWLHYLKRLIVENHLASLPQKARQVLGDNFCQSPQFDQDRLKKSSPRCDEYHRGRRQSEPPEFIYTPEKAKKSLPLLLEGNLSYRRGRRQSAPTKDLETAYHVSLKAGSEGELCPGADSLGFSGSTNTLASSVMEVEAEAERPDPCLGLEEEDLPPLSAPPTLSITEEIMQFINQSRVREGMAELKPDIVWDSPLDESLEDPATEPHPCPLAQQGNYLLLASPTEETYESQVPHPNSPEEITVQLEGSRTKMEDQTLPPCLSRESSEEGGCEEGELTPLPADVIDERPQEESTSAKETGTVGERNASEVEDEQTFETSTPLSPVNLPDEREREKELCSDLPNKDKPPEAPLSVPEHTVQSPLAPKKETQLTKSDRQIIEKIRSYYEAAEAEAGEAGEGDSSPTPRRNSFSLIIPTGLVKDSVSHFAVFGHQDSLCDSESGRSDGGAEPEPESELPSPLPSVPDQGEGALSPDCSSTSAAGSQEDHSQAPGQGEPALEKCSRFEPGSELPCKELMKDWKEKEKVGAPVSTEREIIPNLSTDITKEPSFSDEAAKVITKDQQVINGHKPSPSDPDTEPKEAQKDSTVPPPTGLHDSKTAPMSQAGWGRIRDRSSLTGNLEGLPSQIKVGRWSRHCKMVSSSRTMYEGAAVADVAGIGLFEASPGDPCLVENSERILSKVQMLARMYSAKASIMKVPLHHKRVCVGHAPWTVTTRHSVPPQAQPPQQHQEEKITVKRAQSHSTGCQEMTSVSSEPQLFGHILISEQLSPTYRQQENSCALTGPRDSVSNLESTSIASPPSSPLTTPPKTSQVRPEEVVTTALEGKLMENQSEEVISGAEMRRLHPKRASPVQEGPIQGVGMEFPADGYPRTPERSVNLSRTWAEQKGHNLYSIREDPALGVAAASLAGPFGNKDRSPGVGAAEELLKTIQQQAPTEPETSQVVKPDEASLNTKIMPPYVAGGAERGSSPQMAPGHQSEAESTKAKSQDGTLDDRDVSPAAPKISSHISDTSPTQQRSISGLTEGSNPLVWSPTQSPMTEPMQGTHTSGQRVKESQVPEDSKGKEGDMVPRPWSSLQSLMPTPPPGVQSSDCLPKFTSQRPPNLHLPTTKGRRSLPMSWNGSNNATLPSQRLPPSPLRSREPGQDPSLPSIHASGLSPVRRPSSQPSLERSATMLPGIGQPMDAKPPSAFSPSLYQHSPSPIRGLPFSSPTPSALTKSLAASCISQSISQSLAKKNTRLQDHATPHPDSPAPLAPAPTASPLRMRSPSPKLTSGPSGPPLSPGYAHASYTRDGSQPPKCPPSPLRSTSVRSSPCATPAPALSPHRIAASTQSPQPPQSACITPPFPLPLHGPGLLSYTSHAILV, encoded by the exons ATGACCTCGTCGGAGCGCGCCTCCCGCGGGAGCTGCACCTCGGTCAACACGGTGTGCTCGGACAGCGACCGCACGGCCAGCCTCAGCTCCTCTGCCTCCTCCGTCTCCCTGCAGGACGGacactcttcctcttcctcctcgctgCCCTACGGGGCCGTGCCTGCCTACCCTTCCTCGCCGCAGCGCAACGGCTCCGACATCAGCCTGgacctcactcctctctcccaactcccAGCGGGGGTAAACCCTGCCACCGCCGCGTCCCTGCCCAAGCTGTCTCGCTTGGAGAGGGTGGCGCTGGAGATAGTGGAGACAGAGCAGGCATACGTGAGGGACCTGAAGAGCATCGTAGAG gactacCTGGGTTGCATCATTGACTGTGGGGGCCTGCCGCTCAAGCCGGAGGAAGTCAGCACTCTGTTCTGCAACATTGAGGACATCTATGAGTTCAACAG tgAGCTTCTGGAGGACCTGGAGAGGAGTCCTCATGCAGCAGCCATCGCTGAGTGCTTCGTTGAGAGG AGCGAAGCCTTCGACATATATACCCTGTACTGTATGAACTACCCCAA CTCGGTGGCTGTTCTGAGGGACTGCATGAAGAACAAGAGCCTGGTGGGCTTCTTCCAGGAGAGGCAGACCACCCTGTGCCACTCCCTGCCCCTGGAGACCTACCTGCTGAAGCCAGTGCAGAGGATCCTCAAGTACCACCTCCTGTTGCAG GAGCTGGCCAAACACTTTGATAAAAGTGACCCTGGCTACGAGGTAGTGGAGGATGCCATCATCACCATGACAGCCGTGGCCTGGTACATCAACGATATGAAGAGGAAGCAGGACCACGCCGTCAGGCTGCAG GAGGTTGAGAGCTTGTTGACCAACTGGACAGGTCCAGACCTGAGTGGCTTTGGGGAGCTGGTGTTGGAGGGCGCCTTCAGGGTTCAACGGGTCAAGAAGGAGAGGGCATTCTTCCTCTTCGACAAGATGCTGCTTATCGCTAAAAAGAGGCTGGAGCATTTCATCTACAGCACCCACATATTT TGCTGTAACCTTCTTCTCGTAGAAACCATGAAGGACCCCCTGTGTTTTAAGGTGTCCGATCAGACCATCCCCAAACAGCAGCACATTGTACAG ACCAAAAACCAGGAGGAGAAACGCCTTTGGCTGCACTACCTCAAGAGGCTGATAGTGGAGAACCATCTTGCCTCTCTACCCCAGAAG GCAAGGCAGGTACTCGGTGACAACTTCTGTCAAT CTCCTCAGTTTGATCAGGATCGTTTAAAAAAATCATCTCCAAGATGCGATGAATACCATCGAGGGAGACGCCAATCAG agccCCCAGAGTTCATCTACACCCCAGAGAAGGCCAAGAAGAGCCTTCCCCTGCTGCTGGAGGGGAACCTGTCCTATCGCCGTGGCAGGAGGCAGTCTG CTCCAACTAAAGACTTGGAAACAGCATATCATG TCTCTTTAAAG GCTGGCAGCGAGGGGGAGCTGTGTCCTGGGGCAGATAGCCTGGGATTCTCAGGCAGCACCAACACCCTGGCCTCCTCTGTGATGGAGGTGGAGGCTGAGGCAGAGCGTCCGGACCCCTGCCTGGGCCTAGAAGAAGAGGACCTACCCCCCCTGAGCGCCCCGCCCACCCTCTCCATCACCGAGGAGATCATGCAGTTCATTAACCAGAGCCGCGTGCGAGAGGGCATGGCCGAACTCAAGCCTGACATAGTATGG GATTCACCCCTGGATGAGTCTCTGGAGGACCCAGCAACTGAGCCACATCCATGTCCACTTGCTCAGCAAGGAAATTACCTGCTGCTTGCTTCCCCTACGGAGGAGACTTACGAGTCGCAAGTCCCCCATCCCAATAGTCCAGAGGAGATAACAGTGCAACTGGAGGGGAGCAGAACCAAAATGGAAGACCAAACTCTTCCACCATGTCTGTCCAGGGAATCCTCAGAGGAGGGTGGTTGTGAAGAGGGAGAGTTAACACCTTTGCCAGCTGATGTTATAGATGAGAGGCCTCAGGAGGAGAGCACATCAGCCAAAGAAACCGGGACAGTTGGGGAAAGAAATGCATCAGAGGTGGAGGACGAGCAAACGTTCGAAACCTCGACGCCACTGTCTCCTGTGAACCTCCCagacgaaagagagagggagaaggaactCTGCTCTGACCTCCCCAACAAGGACAAGCCCCCAgaagctcctctctctgtcccagagcACACTGTACAGAGCCCTCTGGCGCCCAAGAAAGAGACCCAGCTCACCAAGTCAGACAGGCAGATCATCGAGAAGATCCGCAGCTACTACGAGGCGGCTGAGGCCGAGGCAGGAGAAGCAGGAGAAGGTGACAGCAGCCCCACCCCCAGGAGAAACAGCTTCTCCCTCATCATCCCCACCGGCCTGGTCAAAGACTCCGTGTCCCACTTTGCTGTCTTTGGCCACCAGGACAGCCTGTGTGACTCGGAGAGCGGGCGCTCCGATGGGGGGGCAGAACCAGAGCCTGAGTCAgagctcccctctcctcttccgtCAGTGCCTGACCAGGGAGAGGGAGCCCTCAGCCCAGATTGTTCCTCCACTTCTGCTGCTGGTTCCCAGGAAGACCACAGCCAGGCACCAGGTCAGGGTGAGCCTGCTCTGGAAAAATGTAGCAGGTTTGAGCCAGGGAGTGAGCTGCCCTGCAAAGAGCTGATGAAGGAttggaaagagaaggagaaagtagGAGCCCCTGTTAGCACAGAGAGGGAAATCATACCAAACCTGTCAACAGACATCACCAAAGAGCCCTCATTCAGCGACGAAGCAGCCAAAGTGATCACAAAAGACCAGCAGGTAATCAATGGCCACAAACCAAGTCCAAGTGATCCGGACACAGAACCTAAAGAGGCCCAGAAAGACTCCACTGTCCCTCCACCTACAGGTCTTCATGACAGTAAGACCGCCCCAATGTCCCAGGCTGGGTGGGGTAGAATCAGAGACAGGAGCTCCCTCACTGGGAACCTAGAGGGCCTACCCAGCCAGATCAAGGTGGGCCGCTGGTCCCGCCACTGTAAGATGGTGTCCTCCAGCCGGACCATGTACGAGGGGGCAGCGGTCGCAGACGTGGCGGGGATAGGCCTGTTCGAGGCCAGCCCTGGTGATCCATGTCTGGTGGAGAACTCAGAGAGAATCCTCAGTAAAGTTCAAATGCTGGCTCGAATGTACAGCGCCAAGGCCAGCATCATGAAGGTGCCACTTCACCAcaagagggtgtgtgtgggtcATGCACCGTGGACCGTCACCACCAGGCACAGCGTCCCTCCTCAGGCCCAGCCGCCACAGCAGCATCAGGAGGAGAAGATTACAGTAAAACGAGCTCAGAGCCATTCCACTG gCTGCCAGGAGATGACTTCAGTTTCCTCAGAACCCCAGCTCTTTGGCCACATCCTTATCAGTGAACAGCTGTCCCCCACCTACCGCCAGCAGGAGAACAGCTGTGCCCTGACCGGACCCAGGGACAGTGTTTCCAACCTGGAATCCACATCCAttgcctctcccccctcctcccctctgactACCCCACCAAAAACCTCTCAGGTTAGGCCTGAGGAGGTAGTGACTACTGCTCTGGAGGGGAAGCTTATGGAGAACCAGTCTGAGGAAGTAATCTCAGGAGCTGAGATGCGGAGGCTTCACCCCAAGAGGGCTTCTCCAGTCCAGGAAGGCCCCATCCAAGGGGTAGGGATGGAGTTTCCAGCTGATGGTTATCCAAGGACCCCAGAGAGGTCTGTGAATCTCAGCAGGACTTGGGCAGAGCAGAAAGGACATAATCTGTACTCCATTAGGGAAGATCCTGCTCTGGGGGTAGCAGCAGCCTCTTTAGCAGGCCCATTTGGGAACAAAGACAGGTCTCCAGGGGTTGGAGCTGCAGAGGAGCTGCTGAAGACCATTCAACAGCAGGCTCCAACTGAACCAGAGACAAGCCAGGTGGTGAAGCCAGACGAAGCCAGTTTAAACACCAAGATAATGCCGCCTTATGTGGCCGGTGGGGCTGAGAGGGGGAGCTCACCCCAGATGGCCCCTGGTCATCAAAGCGAAGCTGAATCCACCAAAGCCAAGTCACAAGATGGCACTCTAGATGATCGGGATGTTTCACCTGCGGCACCAAAGATTTCCTCTCACATCTCCGACACATCTCCCACACAACAGAGGTCCATCTCTGGGCTAACTGAGGGGTCAAACCCCTTAGTGTGGAGTCCCACTCAGTCGCCTATGACTGAACCCATGCAAGGCACACATACATCTGGTCAGAGAGTCAAGGAGAGTCAAGTCCCAGAGGATTCCAAAGGAAAAGAGGGGGACATGGTTCCCCGTCCATGGTCATCGCTCCAAAGCCTGATGCCTACACCTCCGCCAGGGGTGCAGTCCTCTGACTGTCTGCCTAAGTTCACCAGCCAAAGACCACCCAACCTGCACCTGCCCACTACCAAGGGCAGAAGGAGCCTCCCTATGAGTTGGAACGGATCAAACAACGCCACACTCCCCAGCCAAAG ACTACCACCTTCTCCACTGAGGTCCAGAGAGCCAGGTCAGGATCCATCACTCCCATCCATCCATGCCTCTGGGTTGTCCCCCGTCAGACGGCCTTCCTCCCAGCCCTCACTGGAGAGATCAGCCACCATGCTTCCAGGCATTGGCCAACCCATGGATGCCAAGCCCCCCTCTGCCTTCAGCCCCAGTCTCTACCAgcactctccctcccccatcaggGGACTCCcgttctcctctcccaccccttctGCCTTGACCAAGTCCCTGGCTGCCTCCTGCATCAGCCAGTCCATCAGCCAGAGTCTTGCCAAGAAGAACACTCGCCTCCAGGACCATGCCACCCCTCACCCAGACAGTCCAGCCCCTCTGGCTCCCGCTCCCACTGCATCCCCACTCAGGATGAGGTCTCCCTCCCCCAAACTCACCTCTGGCCCTAGCGGCCCCCCTCTGAGTCCTGGCTATGCCCATGCTTCCTACACCAGAGATGGGAGCCAGCCACCTAAgtgtcccccttcccctctccggTCTACTTCAGTCCGCTCCAGCCCATGcgcaaccccagccccagccctgtcCCCCCACCGTATCGCAGCCAGCACTCAGTCTCCCCAACCCCCCCAGTCAGCCTGCATCACACCGCCTTTTCCTCTGCCTCTCCACGGCCCAGGCCTGCTGTCCTACACCAGCCACGCCATATTGGTTTGA
- the plekhg2 gene encoding serine/arginine repetitive matrix protein 2 isoform X1 translates to MPEGAGRGSQRKPSNQAAKRPSSVSSLSSIVGRMTSSERASRGSCTSVNTVCSDSDRTASLSSSASSVSLQDGHSSSSSSLPYGAVPAYPSSPQRNGSDISLDLTPLSQLPAGVNPATAASLPKLSRLERVALEIVETEQAYVRDLKSIVEDYLGCIIDCGGLPLKPEEVSTLFCNIEDIYEFNSELLEDLERSPHAAAIAECFVERSEAFDIYTLYCMNYPNSVAVLRDCMKNKSLVGFFQERQTTLCHSLPLETYLLKPVQRILKYHLLLQELAKHFDKSDPGYEVVEDAIITMTAVAWYINDMKRKQDHAVRLQEVESLLTNWTGPDLSGFGELVLEGAFRVQRVKKERAFFLFDKMLLIAKKRLEHFIYSTHIFCCNLLLVETMKDPLCFKVSDQTIPKQQHIVQTKNQEEKRLWLHYLKRLIVENHLASLPQKARQVLGDNFCQSPQFDQDRLKKSSPRCDEYHRGRRQSEPPEFIYTPEKAKKSLPLLLEGNLSYRRGRRQSAPTKDLETAYHVSLKAGSEGELCPGADSLGFSGSTNTLASSVMEVEAEAERPDPCLGLEEEDLPPLSAPPTLSITEEIMQFINQSRVREGMAELKPDIVWDSPLDESLEDPATEPHPCPLAQQGNYLLLASPTEETYESQVPHPNSPEEITVQLEGSRTKMEDQTLPPCLSRESSEEGGCEEGELTPLPADVIDERPQEESTSAKETGTVGERNASEVEDEQTFETSTPLSPVNLPDEREREKELCSDLPNKDKPPEAPLSVPEHTVQSPLAPKKETQLTKSDRQIIEKIRSYYEAAEAEAGEAGEGDSSPTPRRNSFSLIIPTGLVKDSVSHFAVFGHQDSLCDSESGRSDGGAEPEPESELPSPLPSVPDQGEGALSPDCSSTSAAGSQEDHSQAPGQGEPALEKCSRFEPGSELPCKELMKDWKEKEKVGAPVSTEREIIPNLSTDITKEPSFSDEAAKVITKDQQVINGHKPSPSDPDTEPKEAQKDSTVPPPTGLHDSKTAPMSQAGWGRIRDRSSLTGNLEGLPSQIKVGRWSRHCKMVSSSRTMYEGAAVADVAGIGLFEASPGDPCLVENSERILSKVQMLARMYSAKASIMKVPLHHKRVCVGHAPWTVTTRHSVPPQAQPPQQHQEEKITVKRAQSHSTGCQEMTSVSSEPQLFGHILISEQLSPTYRQQENSCALTGPRDSVSNLESTSIASPPSSPLTTPPKTSQVRPEEVVTTALEGKLMENQSEEVISGAEMRRLHPKRASPVQEGPIQGVGMEFPADGYPRTPERSVNLSRTWAEQKGHNLYSIREDPALGVAAASLAGPFGNKDRSPGVGAAEELLKTIQQQAPTEPETSQVVKPDEASLNTKIMPPYVAGGAERGSSPQMAPGHQSEAESTKAKSQDGTLDDRDVSPAAPKISSHISDTSPTQQRSISGLTEGSNPLVWSPTQSPMTEPMQGTHTSGQRVKESQVPEDSKGKEGDMVPRPWSSLQSLMPTPPPGVQSSDCLPKFTSQRPPNLHLPTTKGRRSLPMSWNGSNNATLPSQRLPPSPLRSREPGQDPSLPSIHASGLSPVRRPSSQPSLERSATMLPGIGQPMDAKPPSAFSPSLYQHSPSPIRGLPFSSPTPSALTKSLAASCISQSISQSLAKKNTRLQDHATPHPDSPAPLAPAPTASPLRMRSPSPKLTSGPSGPPLSPGYAHASYTRDGSQPPKCPPSPLRSTSVRSSPCATPAPALSPHRIAASTQSPQPPQSACITPPFPLPLHGPGLLSYTSHAILV, encoded by the exons CTGCCAAGCGCCCCTCCTCCGTGTCCTCCCTGAGCAGCATTGTGGGTAGGATGACCTCGTCGGAGCGCGCCTCCCGCGGGAGCTGCACCTCGGTCAACACGGTGTGCTCGGACAGCGACCGCACGGCCAGCCTCAGCTCCTCTGCCTCCTCCGTCTCCCTGCAGGACGGacactcttcctcttcctcctcgctgCCCTACGGGGCCGTGCCTGCCTACCCTTCCTCGCCGCAGCGCAACGGCTCCGACATCAGCCTGgacctcactcctctctcccaactcccAGCGGGGGTAAACCCTGCCACCGCCGCGTCCCTGCCCAAGCTGTCTCGCTTGGAGAGGGTGGCGCTGGAGATAGTGGAGACAGAGCAGGCATACGTGAGGGACCTGAAGAGCATCGTAGAG gactacCTGGGTTGCATCATTGACTGTGGGGGCCTGCCGCTCAAGCCGGAGGAAGTCAGCACTCTGTTCTGCAACATTGAGGACATCTATGAGTTCAACAG tgAGCTTCTGGAGGACCTGGAGAGGAGTCCTCATGCAGCAGCCATCGCTGAGTGCTTCGTTGAGAGG AGCGAAGCCTTCGACATATATACCCTGTACTGTATGAACTACCCCAA CTCGGTGGCTGTTCTGAGGGACTGCATGAAGAACAAGAGCCTGGTGGGCTTCTTCCAGGAGAGGCAGACCACCCTGTGCCACTCCCTGCCCCTGGAGACCTACCTGCTGAAGCCAGTGCAGAGGATCCTCAAGTACCACCTCCTGTTGCAG GAGCTGGCCAAACACTTTGATAAAAGTGACCCTGGCTACGAGGTAGTGGAGGATGCCATCATCACCATGACAGCCGTGGCCTGGTACATCAACGATATGAAGAGGAAGCAGGACCACGCCGTCAGGCTGCAG GAGGTTGAGAGCTTGTTGACCAACTGGACAGGTCCAGACCTGAGTGGCTTTGGGGAGCTGGTGTTGGAGGGCGCCTTCAGGGTTCAACGGGTCAAGAAGGAGAGGGCATTCTTCCTCTTCGACAAGATGCTGCTTATCGCTAAAAAGAGGCTGGAGCATTTCATCTACAGCACCCACATATTT TGCTGTAACCTTCTTCTCGTAGAAACCATGAAGGACCCCCTGTGTTTTAAGGTGTCCGATCAGACCATCCCCAAACAGCAGCACATTGTACAG ACCAAAAACCAGGAGGAGAAACGCCTTTGGCTGCACTACCTCAAGAGGCTGATAGTGGAGAACCATCTTGCCTCTCTACCCCAGAAG GCAAGGCAGGTACTCGGTGACAACTTCTGTCAAT CTCCTCAGTTTGATCAGGATCGTTTAAAAAAATCATCTCCAAGATGCGATGAATACCATCGAGGGAGACGCCAATCAG agccCCCAGAGTTCATCTACACCCCAGAGAAGGCCAAGAAGAGCCTTCCCCTGCTGCTGGAGGGGAACCTGTCCTATCGCCGTGGCAGGAGGCAGTCTG CTCCAACTAAAGACTTGGAAACAGCATATCATG TCTCTTTAAAG GCTGGCAGCGAGGGGGAGCTGTGTCCTGGGGCAGATAGCCTGGGATTCTCAGGCAGCACCAACACCCTGGCCTCCTCTGTGATGGAGGTGGAGGCTGAGGCAGAGCGTCCGGACCCCTGCCTGGGCCTAGAAGAAGAGGACCTACCCCCCCTGAGCGCCCCGCCCACCCTCTCCATCACCGAGGAGATCATGCAGTTCATTAACCAGAGCCGCGTGCGAGAGGGCATGGCCGAACTCAAGCCTGACATAGTATGG GATTCACCCCTGGATGAGTCTCTGGAGGACCCAGCAACTGAGCCACATCCATGTCCACTTGCTCAGCAAGGAAATTACCTGCTGCTTGCTTCCCCTACGGAGGAGACTTACGAGTCGCAAGTCCCCCATCCCAATAGTCCAGAGGAGATAACAGTGCAACTGGAGGGGAGCAGAACCAAAATGGAAGACCAAACTCTTCCACCATGTCTGTCCAGGGAATCCTCAGAGGAGGGTGGTTGTGAAGAGGGAGAGTTAACACCTTTGCCAGCTGATGTTATAGATGAGAGGCCTCAGGAGGAGAGCACATCAGCCAAAGAAACCGGGACAGTTGGGGAAAGAAATGCATCAGAGGTGGAGGACGAGCAAACGTTCGAAACCTCGACGCCACTGTCTCCTGTGAACCTCCCagacgaaagagagagggagaaggaactCTGCTCTGACCTCCCCAACAAGGACAAGCCCCCAgaagctcctctctctgtcccagagcACACTGTACAGAGCCCTCTGGCGCCCAAGAAAGAGACCCAGCTCACCAAGTCAGACAGGCAGATCATCGAGAAGATCCGCAGCTACTACGAGGCGGCTGAGGCCGAGGCAGGAGAAGCAGGAGAAGGTGACAGCAGCCCCACCCCCAGGAGAAACAGCTTCTCCCTCATCATCCCCACCGGCCTGGTCAAAGACTCCGTGTCCCACTTTGCTGTCTTTGGCCACCAGGACAGCCTGTGTGACTCGGAGAGCGGGCGCTCCGATGGGGGGGCAGAACCAGAGCCTGAGTCAgagctcccctctcctcttccgtCAGTGCCTGACCAGGGAGAGGGAGCCCTCAGCCCAGATTGTTCCTCCACTTCTGCTGCTGGTTCCCAGGAAGACCACAGCCAGGCACCAGGTCAGGGTGAGCCTGCTCTGGAAAAATGTAGCAGGTTTGAGCCAGGGAGTGAGCTGCCCTGCAAAGAGCTGATGAAGGAttggaaagagaaggagaaagtagGAGCCCCTGTTAGCACAGAGAGGGAAATCATACCAAACCTGTCAACAGACATCACCAAAGAGCCCTCATTCAGCGACGAAGCAGCCAAAGTGATCACAAAAGACCAGCAGGTAATCAATGGCCACAAACCAAGTCCAAGTGATCCGGACACAGAACCTAAAGAGGCCCAGAAAGACTCCACTGTCCCTCCACCTACAGGTCTTCATGACAGTAAGACCGCCCCAATGTCCCAGGCTGGGTGGGGTAGAATCAGAGACAGGAGCTCCCTCACTGGGAACCTAGAGGGCCTACCCAGCCAGATCAAGGTGGGCCGCTGGTCCCGCCACTGTAAGATGGTGTCCTCCAGCCGGACCATGTACGAGGGGGCAGCGGTCGCAGACGTGGCGGGGATAGGCCTGTTCGAGGCCAGCCCTGGTGATCCATGTCTGGTGGAGAACTCAGAGAGAATCCTCAGTAAAGTTCAAATGCTGGCTCGAATGTACAGCGCCAAGGCCAGCATCATGAAGGTGCCACTTCACCAcaagagggtgtgtgtgggtcATGCACCGTGGACCGTCACCACCAGGCACAGCGTCCCTCCTCAGGCCCAGCCGCCACAGCAGCATCAGGAGGAGAAGATTACAGTAAAACGAGCTCAGAGCCATTCCACTG gCTGCCAGGAGATGACTTCAGTTTCCTCAGAACCCCAGCTCTTTGGCCACATCCTTATCAGTGAACAGCTGTCCCCCACCTACCGCCAGCAGGAGAACAGCTGTGCCCTGACCGGACCCAGGGACAGTGTTTCCAACCTGGAATCCACATCCAttgcctctcccccctcctcccctctgactACCCCACCAAAAACCTCTCAGGTTAGGCCTGAGGAGGTAGTGACTACTGCTCTGGAGGGGAAGCTTATGGAGAACCAGTCTGAGGAAGTAATCTCAGGAGCTGAGATGCGGAGGCTTCACCCCAAGAGGGCTTCTCCAGTCCAGGAAGGCCCCATCCAAGGGGTAGGGATGGAGTTTCCAGCTGATGGTTATCCAAGGACCCCAGAGAGGTCTGTGAATCTCAGCAGGACTTGGGCAGAGCAGAAAGGACATAATCTGTACTCCATTAGGGAAGATCCTGCTCTGGGGGTAGCAGCAGCCTCTTTAGCAGGCCCATTTGGGAACAAAGACAGGTCTCCAGGGGTTGGAGCTGCAGAGGAGCTGCTGAAGACCATTCAACAGCAGGCTCCAACTGAACCAGAGACAAGCCAGGTGGTGAAGCCAGACGAAGCCAGTTTAAACACCAAGATAATGCCGCCTTATGTGGCCGGTGGGGCTGAGAGGGGGAGCTCACCCCAGATGGCCCCTGGTCATCAAAGCGAAGCTGAATCCACCAAAGCCAAGTCACAAGATGGCACTCTAGATGATCGGGATGTTTCACCTGCGGCACCAAAGATTTCCTCTCACATCTCCGACACATCTCCCACACAACAGAGGTCCATCTCTGGGCTAACTGAGGGGTCAAACCCCTTAGTGTGGAGTCCCACTCAGTCGCCTATGACTGAACCCATGCAAGGCACACATACATCTGGTCAGAGAGTCAAGGAGAGTCAAGTCCCAGAGGATTCCAAAGGAAAAGAGGGGGACATGGTTCCCCGTCCATGGTCATCGCTCCAAAGCCTGATGCCTACACCTCCGCCAGGGGTGCAGTCCTCTGACTGTCTGCCTAAGTTCACCAGCCAAAGACCACCCAACCTGCACCTGCCCACTACCAAGGGCAGAAGGAGCCTCCCTATGAGTTGGAACGGATCAAACAACGCCACACTCCCCAGCCAAAG ACTACCACCTTCTCCACTGAGGTCCAGAGAGCCAGGTCAGGATCCATCACTCCCATCCATCCATGCCTCTGGGTTGTCCCCCGTCAGACGGCCTTCCTCCCAGCCCTCACTGGAGAGATCAGCCACCATGCTTCCAGGCATTGGCCAACCCATGGATGCCAAGCCCCCCTCTGCCTTCAGCCCCAGTCTCTACCAgcactctccctcccccatcaggGGACTCCcgttctcctctcccaccccttctGCCTTGACCAAGTCCCTGGCTGCCTCCTGCATCAGCCAGTCCATCAGCCAGAGTCTTGCCAAGAAGAACACTCGCCTCCAGGACCATGCCACCCCTCACCCAGACAGTCCAGCCCCTCTGGCTCCCGCTCCCACTGCATCCCCACTCAGGATGAGGTCTCCCTCCCCCAAACTCACCTCTGGCCCTAGCGGCCCCCCTCTGAGTCCTGGCTATGCCCATGCTTCCTACACCAGAGATGGGAGCCAGCCACCTAAgtgtcccccttcccctctccggTCTACTTCAGTCCGCTCCAGCCCATGcgcaaccccagccccagccctgtcCCCCCACCGTATCGCAGCCAGCACTCAGTCTCCCCAACCCCCCCAGTCAGCCTGCATCACACCGCCTTTTCCTCTGCCTCTCCACGGCCCAGGCCTGCTGTCCTACACCAGCCACGCCATATTGGTTTGA